Proteins found in one Mucilaginibacter inviolabilis genomic segment:
- the nuoH gene encoding NADH-quinone oxidoreductase subunit NuoH, with product MGSTADILIKIGLILIIFVISLVMAMYSTYAERKVAAFFQDRIGPNRAGPWGILQPLADGGKMFLKEEIIPTNATPFLFIVGPSLAILTACIGSAVIPWGQTMVIGGHSIDLQVTDINVGVLYIFGVVSLGVYGVMIGGWASNNKYSLLGAIRAASQNISYEISMGLSIIALLMLTGTLSLREIAEQQHSWHWNVLRQPLGFILFIVCAFAETNRTPFDLPECETELVGGYHTEYSSMKLGFYLFAEYINMFISSAVMATLYWGGYNYPGMDGMNTLLGPTWGPLFGVLIFFIKICLFIFFFMWVRWTIPRFRYDQLMDLGWKILIPLAIANIVLTGIGSTLLTHFGY from the coding sequence ATGGGATCAACTGCAGATATACTGATTAAAATTGGCCTGATACTGATCATTTTCGTTATCAGCCTGGTGATGGCTATGTACTCCACTTATGCCGAACGTAAAGTAGCCGCATTTTTCCAGGATAGGATAGGTCCTAACCGTGCCGGTCCATGGGGCATTTTACAACCACTGGCCGATGGTGGCAAAATGTTTTTGAAAGAAGAAATCATCCCAACCAATGCAACGCCTTTTTTGTTTATTGTAGGGCCTTCCCTGGCTATATTAACCGCCTGTATAGGTTCGGCTGTTATACCGTGGGGGCAAACAATGGTTATTGGCGGTCATAGTATTGATTTGCAGGTAACCGACATTAATGTTGGCGTACTGTACATTTTTGGCGTAGTATCATTAGGTGTATATGGCGTAATGATAGGTGGTTGGGCATCAAACAATAAATATTCCTTATTAGGTGCTATCCGTGCGGCATCGCAAAACATCAGTTATGAAATTTCGATGGGCTTGTCCATCATCGCATTGCTGATGTTAACCGGCACTTTAAGCCTGCGCGAAATTGCCGAGCAGCAACATAGCTGGCACTGGAACGTGTTAAGGCAGCCGCTTGGTTTTATATTGTTCATTGTATGTGCCTTTGCCGAAACCAATCGTACACCGTTCGATTTGCCGGAGTGCGAAACCGAATTGGTTGGTGGTTATCACACAGAGTATTCTTCTATGAAACTGGGTTTTTACCTGTTTGCAGAGTACATCAATATGTTTATTTCATCGGCAGTTATGGCTACCCTATATTGGGGCGGTTACAACTATCCGGGTATGGATGGGATGAATACGTTATTAGGGCCAACTTGGGGACCATTATTTGGCGTTCTTATATTTTTTATTAAAATATGCCTGTTCATCTTCTTTTTCATGTGGGTTCGCTGGACAATCCCGCGTTTCCGTTATGATCAGTTGATGGATCTGGGCTGGAAAATATTAATACCACTGGCTATTGCCAACATTGTGCTTACCGGTATAGGTAGTACATTACTTACACACTTTGGATATTAG
- the nuoF gene encoding NADH-quinone oxidoreductase subunit NuoF, whose translation MGRKLLLEHINVPGINTFDVYRSKGGYASVEKAIKTMSPEAIVEEVKKSGLRGRGGAGFPTGMKWSFLAKPEGVARYLVCNADESEPGTFKDRYLMTYIPHLLIEGMIVSSFALGANTSYIYVRGEMMPQIRILERAIAEAKAKGFLGKNILGSGYDLELYVQPGGGAYICGEETALLESLEGKRGNPRIKPPFPAIAGLYGCPTVVNNVESIAAVVPIINEGGDEYAKLGIGRSTGTKLISAGGNLKKPGVYEIDLGLPVEEFIYSDEYCGGIANGKRLKAVVAGGSSVPILPANLILKTINNEPRLMSYESLADGGFVTGTMMGSGGFIAYDEDACIVRNTWNFARFYHHESCGQCSPCREGTGWMEKVLHRLEYGHGKQSDMDLLVDISKKIEGNTICPLGDAAAWPVASAIRHFRDEFEWHVTNASEAVSRNYGLAHYADPLPKLEAVAG comes from the coding sequence ATGGGACGCAAATTATTATTAGAACATATAAACGTACCCGGCATCAATACTTTTGATGTTTACCGCTCCAAGGGTGGTTACGCTTCTGTTGAAAAAGCTATCAAAACCATGTCGCCCGAGGCGATTGTGGAAGAGGTGAAAAAGTCGGGTTTGCGTGGTCGTGGTGGCGCGGGTTTCCCAACCGGTATGAAGTGGAGCTTTCTGGCCAAGCCCGAAGGTGTGGCACGTTACCTGGTTTGTAATGCCGACGAATCTGAACCCGGTACTTTTAAAGACCGTTACCTGATGACCTATATCCCTCACTTATTAATTGAGGGCATGATTGTATCGAGCTTTGCGCTGGGTGCCAATACATCATACATCTACGTTCGCGGCGAAATGATGCCGCAGATCAGGATCCTGGAAAGAGCTATAGCCGAAGCAAAAGCCAAAGGTTTCCTGGGTAAAAATATTTTAGGCTCGGGTTACGACCTGGAGCTTTATGTACAACCCGGCGGTGGCGCTTACATCTGTGGTGAAGAAACCGCTTTACTGGAATCACTGGAAGGTAAACGTGGTAACCCGCGTATTAAACCACCATTCCCGGCTATTGCAGGTTTGTATGGTTGCCCTACAGTGGTAAACAACGTAGAATCGATAGCGGCAGTTGTACCGATCATTAACGAAGGCGGTGATGAATATGCTAAACTGGGTATCGGTCGCAGCACAGGAACTAAGCTGATTTCAGCCGGTGGTAACCTGAAAAAACCTGGTGTTTATGAAATTGACCTGGGTTTACCGGTTGAAGAATTTATATACTCCGACGAATATTGCGGTGGTATTGCTAATGGCAAACGCCTGAAGGCGGTTGTTGCTGGTGGTTCATCAGTACCAATTTTGCCAGCTAACCTCATCCTGAAAACCATTAACAATGAGCCTCGCTTAATGAGCTATGAATCATTGGCCGATGGCGGATTTGTAACCGGTACCATGATGGGTTCGGGCGGTTTTATTGCTTATGACGAGGATGCCTGTATCGTCCGTAATACCTGGAACTTCGCCCGTTTTTATCATCATGAAAGCTGCGGACAATGTTCGCCATGCCGTGAAGGTACCGGATGGATGGAAAAAGTATTGCACCGGTTAGAGTACGGTCATGGTAAACAAAGTGATATGGACCTGTTGGTTGATATCTCTAAAAAAATTGAAGGCAACACGATTTGTCCGCTGGGCGATGCGGCAGCATGGCCTGTGGCCAGTGCTATCCGCCACTTCAGGGATGAATTTGAATGGCACGTGACTAATGCTTCAGAAGCAGTTTCGAGAAATTATGGTTTAGCACATTACGCTGATCCGTTGCCGAAATTAGAAGCTGTTGCAGGATAA
- the nuoK gene encoding NADH-quinone oxidoreductase subunit NuoK, translating to MESLTNTMHAVPLNHYILLSAIIFSIGVMGVLIRRNAIVIFMSVELMLNAVNLLLTAFSVYRGDASGQVFVFFIMALAAAEVAVGLAIIVMIYRNTNSIDINVLNRLKW from the coding sequence ATGGAAAGTTTAACAAATACCATGCACGCGGTACCGCTTAATCATTACATATTATTAAGCGCCATCATTTTTTCGATAGGAGTAATGGGGGTATTAATACGCCGTAACGCTATCGTGATATTTATGTCGGTTGAGCTGATGCTTAATGCGGTTAACCTGTTGCTTACTGCTTTCTCAGTTTATCGTGGTGATGCCAGCGGACAGGTTTTCGTGTTCTTTATTATGGCATTGGCTGCCGCAGAAGTAGCGGTAGGTTTAGCCATCATTGTGATGATATACCGCAATACCAATTCGATTGATATCAACGTGCTGAACAGGCTGAAATGGTAG
- a CDS encoding NADH-quinone oxidoreductase subunit C encodes MAQIPNEELLKRIAEKFDQQVTLVGEPYGLLTVETGREQIIDLLTFLKTDDALRFIFLTDITAIHYPEQEKQIGIIYHLHSLTTNTRIRIKVFLADGDVHIPTATTVWEGANWMERETYDFFGVIFDGHPDLRRILNVDDMTAFPMRKEFPLEDPNRVDKKDYFFGR; translated from the coding sequence ATGGCCCAGATCCCTAACGAAGAGCTTTTAAAAAGAATTGCTGAAAAGTTTGATCAGCAGGTAACACTTGTGGGCGAGCCTTATGGTTTACTTACTGTGGAAACCGGCCGTGAGCAGATCATTGATCTGTTAACCTTTTTAAAGACCGATGACGCTCTCCGGTTTATATTTTTAACAGATATTACCGCTATTCATTATCCGGAACAGGAAAAGCAGATAGGTATTATTTACCACCTGCACAGCTTAACCACCAATACCCGCATCCGTATCAAAGTGTTTTTGGCCGACGGCGATGTACATATCCCTACAGCTACTACCGTTTGGGAGGGTGCTAACTGGATGGAGCGTGAAACGTACGACTTTTTCGGGGTTATATTTGATGGTCACCCCGATCTGCGCCGCATATTGAATGTGGATGACATGACGGCTTTCCCGATGCGAAAAGAATTTCCATTGGAAGACCCGAACCGTGTTGATAAAAAGGATTACTTCTTCGGAAGATAA
- a CDS encoding NADH-quinone oxidoreductase subunit J family protein, with protein sequence MSTFYFIAFLSIFFSILVISAKNPVHSILYLILTFFTFTVHYILLNAQFLAIVNFIVYMGAILVLFLYTLMLINLNKESEPVKPFMVKIAGVFGGGILAVALASSLKLVATSNPVVLKNPDLGLVKNLGKVLFNEFLLPFEVASVLLLTAMVGAVLLATKDPKTAS encoded by the coding sequence ATGAGTACATTTTACTTCATCGCGTTTTTGTCCATATTCTTTTCGATACTGGTTATCTCGGCCAAAAACCCGGTACATAGCATCCTTTACCTGATACTTACCTTTTTTACGTTCACCGTTCACTATATTTTATTGAATGCCCAGTTCCTGGCCATCGTTAATTTTATTGTGTACATGGGGGCTATCCTGGTATTGTTCCTGTATACACTGATGCTCATTAACCTGAACAAGGAAAGTGAACCGGTAAAGCCATTTATGGTGAAAATAGCGGGCGTATTTGGTGGTGGTATCCTGGCGGTTGCTTTGGCATCATCATTAAAGCTGGTTGCCACCTCAAACCCGGTGGTATTGAAAAATCCCGATCTGGGCCTGGTGAAAAACCTGGGTAAAGTATTGTTTAATGAATTTTTACTGCCATTTGAAGTGGCCTCGGTATTGCTGTTAACGGCAATGGTGGGCGCTGTTTTACTGGCTACTAAAGACCCTAAAACTGCATCATAA
- a CDS encoding 2Fe-2S iron-sulfur cluster-binding protein, with protein sequence MKVTIDGIPVEVEPGTTILNAARQIGGDIVPPAMCYYSKLEGSGGKCRTCLVKVSKGSEKDPRPMPKLVASCRTTVMDGMEVQNITSPEVIEARKGVVEMLLINHPLDCPVCDQAGECHLQDLGFEHGAAKTRYEFDRRTFEKIDIGDKIQLHMTRCILCYRCVFTADQITNTRLHGILNRGDHSEISTYISKAIDNDFSGNVIDVCPVGALTDKTFRFKNRVWFTKPVDAHRDCDKCCGKTTLWYKGEDVIRVTGRKDVYGEVEEFICNTCRFDKKKTADWVIEGPRKISHKSVISSNHYEFTPLPVVKTNPVLMEANKEQFERDTRL encoded by the coding sequence ATGAAAGTAACCATAGACGGAATACCCGTTGAAGTAGAACCAGGAACAACTATCCTGAATGCCGCAAGGCAGATCGGGGGCGATATTGTTCCGCCTGCAATGTGCTATTACTCCAAGCTGGAAGGCAGCGGCGGTAAATGCCGTACTTGTTTGGTTAAGGTAAGCAAAGGCTCTGAGAAAGATCCGCGCCCTATGCCAAAACTGGTAGCCTCTTGCCGTACCACGGTAATGGATGGTATGGAAGTACAAAATATCACTTCGCCAGAGGTAATTGAGGCGCGTAAAGGTGTGGTGGAAATGTTATTGATCAATCACCCACTGGACTGCCCGGTTTGTGATCAGGCTGGTGAGTGCCACTTGCAAGACTTAGGTTTTGAGCATGGTGCTGCTAAAACCCGTTATGAGTTTGACCGTCGTACGTTTGAAAAAATTGATATCGGCGATAAAATACAGCTGCACATGACCCGTTGCATTCTTTGCTACCGTTGTGTGTTCACTGCCGATCAGATTACCAATACCCGTTTACACGGTATCCTGAACAGGGGCGATCATTCTGAGATCTCCACCTATATCAGCAAAGCTATTGATAACGATTTTTCGGGCAATGTGATCGACGTTTGTCCGGTAGGGGCGTTAACCGATAAAACCTTCCGTTTTAAAAACCGTGTATGGTTTACCAAACCGGTTGATGCGCACCGCGATTGCGATAAATGCTGTGGTAAAACCACTTTATGGTATAAAGGCGAGGATGTGATCAGGGTAACCGGTCGTAAAGATGTTTATGGTGAGGTAGAAGAATTTATTTGCAATACCTGTCGTTTTGATAAAAAGAAAACAGCTGATTGGGTTATTGAAGGCCCGCGCAAGATATCGCATAAATCGGTGATCAGCTCTAACCACTATGAATTTACACCACTGCCGGTGGTTAAAACCAACCCGGTATTGATGGAAGCGAATAAAGAACAATTTGAACGAGACACACGCTTATAA
- a CDS encoding NuoI/complex I 23 kDa subunit family protein: MESLSNKKKVLEVKPLNLMERAYLPAIVGGLATTMKHFFKKPVTISYPEEKREYSENFRGMHSLKRDENGKERCTACGLCALSCPAEAITMTAAERQPGEENLYREEKYAAVYEINMLRCIFCGLCEEACPKEAIYLDGDHVPADYLRKDFIYGKDKLVEAPLNQ; the protein is encoded by the coding sequence ATGGAATCATTAAGTAATAAGAAAAAAGTACTGGAAGTAAAGCCGCTCAATTTGATGGAGCGTGCTTACCTGCCTGCCATTGTTGGCGGTCTGGCTACTACCATGAAGCACTTTTTCAAGAAACCGGTTACCATCAGTTATCCTGAAGAAAAGCGCGAATATTCAGAAAACTTTAGGGGTATGCACTCGCTAAAGCGTGATGAGAACGGTAAAGAGCGTTGCACCGCCTGCGGGTTGTGCGCACTTTCATGTCCGGCAGAAGCCATCACCATGACGGCAGCCGAGCGCCAGCCAGGAGAGGAGAACTTATACCGCGAAGAAAAGTATGCCGCTGTTTACGAAATAAATATGCTGCGCTGCATTTTCTGCGGACTGTGCGAAGAGGCCTGTCCTAAAGAAGCTATTTATCTTGACGGTGATCATGTTCCTGCCGACTATTTGAGGAAGGATTTTATTTACGGTAAAGACAAATTAGTAGAGGCCCCCTTAAATCAATAA
- the nuoL gene encoding NADH-quinone oxidoreductase subunit L produces the protein MNQYIWLIPILPLAGFIINGLGRNSLSKNVIGFIGSLLVLVSFGLSLAVFFQIKSSGHPINVTYFDWITVASLKIPFAFLVDQLSAIMLLIITGVGFLIHLYSIGYMHDDNGFGKFFAYLNLFVFFMLLLVMGSNYLIMFIGWEGVGLCSYLLIGFWYTNPSYADAAKKAFVMNRIGDLGFLLGIFLIIHIFGSIDFAVIFPKAATLTASQAVPLTAITLLLFVGAVGKSAQLPLFTWLPDAMAGPTPVSALIHAATMVTAGIYMIARSNIFYSMSPFTMELVAIIGLATALFAALIALTQTDIKKVLAYSTVSQLGYMFLGLGVGAYTGAFFHVLTHAFFKALLFLGAGSVIHAMSGEQDMRKMGGLKGKIKVTFATMLIGTIAIAGIPPFSGFFSKDEILAHAYAHSTTFYVIGVFTAMLTSFYMFRMLYLTFYGKFRGTHEQEHHVHESPATMTIPLIVLAILSMIGGMIGVPEVLGGHHELEHFLAPVFEKSNAVLGEHHLQANTEFILMGTSVLVALVALIYAYLKYAKGGSIPVADTEERPALTSLSYNKFYIDELYDMIIRKPLDFLSTFFYNVVERLGIDGLVNGLGKGTIETSKGLRLLQTGNVGFYIFIMVLGIIAVLAYSIFGLTKI, from the coding sequence ATGAATCAATACATCTGGCTTATTCCTATATTACCGTTAGCCGGTTTTATTATTAACGGACTTGGCCGCAATTCATTATCAAAAAACGTAATTGGCTTTATTGGCAGCCTGCTGGTACTGGTATCTTTTGGTTTGAGCCTGGCAGTTTTCTTTCAGATCAAATCAAGCGGGCATCCTATTAATGTTACTTATTTCGACTGGATCACTGTTGCTTCGCTTAAAATACCTTTCGCGTTCCTGGTTGATCAGTTAAGTGCTATCATGTTGCTGATCATTACAGGTGTTGGTTTCCTCATCCACTTGTATTCGATAGGCTATATGCACGATGATAACGGCTTCGGTAAATTCTTTGCTTACCTGAACCTGTTCGTTTTCTTTATGCTTTTACTGGTGATGGGTTCAAATTACCTCATCATGTTTATTGGCTGGGAAGGTGTAGGTTTATGCTCCTACCTGCTTATCGGTTTCTGGTATACTAACCCAAGTTATGCTGATGCAGCTAAGAAGGCTTTTGTCATGAACCGCATAGGTGATCTGGGCTTTTTGTTGGGTATATTTTTGATCATACACATTTTTGGCAGCATCGATTTTGCTGTCATATTCCCTAAAGCTGCTACTTTAACTGCCAGTCAGGCGGTACCTTTAACGGCTATAACTTTGCTGCTTTTTGTAGGTGCTGTTGGTAAATCTGCACAATTACCATTATTTACCTGGTTGCCCGATGCAATGGCCGGCCCAACCCCGGTATCTGCACTGATACACGCGGCTACTATGGTTACAGCAGGTATCTACATGATAGCCCGTTCTAATATTTTTTACTCCATGTCTCCGTTTACCATGGAGCTGGTGGCCATCATTGGTTTGGCAACAGCCTTGTTTGCCGCATTAATCGCCTTAACACAAACAGATATTAAAAAGGTACTGGCTTATTCAACCGTATCGCAATTAGGATACATGTTTTTAGGTTTGGGTGTAGGCGCTTACACAGGCGCTTTCTTCCACGTGTTAACACACGCTTTCTTCAAAGCATTATTGTTCCTGGGCGCAGGCTCGGTGATCCATGCGATGAGTGGCGAGCAGGACATGCGCAAAATGGGTGGCTTAAAAGGTAAGATCAAAGTAACCTTTGCTACCATGCTGATAGGTACTATTGCCATTGCAGGTATCCCGCCGTTCTCGGGTTTCTTTTCAAAAGACGAAATTCTGGCCCATGCTTACGCTCATAGTACCACATTTTATGTAATTGGTGTATTTACCGCTATGCTGACTTCATTCTATATGTTCCGGATGTTGTATCTTACTTTCTACGGAAAGTTCCGTGGTACGCATGAGCAGGAACACCATGTACATGAGTCGCCGGCAACTATGACTATTCCATTAATTGTGCTAGCCATTCTTTCCATGATTGGTGGTATGATTGGTGTCCCAGAAGTTTTAGGCGGTCATCATGAGCTGGAGCATTTCCTGGCACCAGTGTTCGAGAAATCAAATGCTGTTCTGGGCGAACATCATTTACAGGCCAACACAGAATTTATATTGATGGGCACATCGGTACTGGTAGCCCTGGTGGCGCTGATCTATGCTTATTTAAAATATGCAAAAGGCGGCAGTATACCGGTAGCAGATACCGAAGAGCGTCCTGCATTAACCAGTCTGTCTTATAACAAATTTTATATCGATGAGCTTTATGATATGATCATCCGCAAGCCTTTGGATTTTCTGTCCACTTTCTTTTATAACGTGGTGGAGCGCCTGGGCATTGATGGTTTGGTGAACGGATTAGGCAAGGGTACTATCGAAACCAGTAAGGGTTTGCGTTTACTGCAAACCGGTAACGTAGGTTTCTACATATTTATCATGGTACTTGGAATTATTGCTGTATTGGCGTATAGCATATTTGGATTAACTAAAATATAA
- a CDS encoding NADH-quinone oxidoreductase subunit D yields the protein MQNHPVYTDNDPQSELSTLNLGPTHPATHGVFQNVLQLDGERIVSGVSTIGYIHRAFEKIAEHRPFYQITPLTDRLNYCSSPINNMGWHMTVEKLLGITTPKRVDYLRVIIMELARISDHIICNGVLGVDTGAFTGFLYMMEHRESIYEIYEEICGSRLTTNIGRIGGFERNFNAIAFAKLRAFLKNFPVTLKEFESLFNRNRIFVDRTKDVAAVTAETALSYSWTGPLLRAAGVDYDVRAMNPYSSYEEFDFEVPVGTNGDVYSRFLVRNEEMWQSLRIIEQALVKLEKEPTDIFHADVPEFYLPPKEEVYNNMEALIYHFKIVMGEIPTPNTEVYHSVEGANGELGFYLVNDGGRSPYRLHFRRPSFINYQMYAPMSRGMLLSDAIINMSSLNVIAGELDA from the coding sequence ATGCAAAATCATCCTGTATATACAGACAACGATCCGCAAAGCGAGCTTTCGACCCTAAACCTGGGGCCAACGCACCCTGCAACCCACGGTGTGTTCCAGAACGTGCTTCAGCTTGATGGGGAAAGAATTGTGAGCGGTGTATCAACCATTGGTTATATACACCGTGCGTTTGAAAAAATTGCCGAACACAGACCGTTTTACCAGATAACTCCGCTTACCGACCGTTTAAACTATTGCTCGTCGCCCATTAACAACATGGGCTGGCACATGACGGTTGAAAAGTTGTTGGGCATTACAACTCCAAAACGTGTGGATTACCTGCGGGTGATTATCATGGAACTGGCCCGTATATCAGACCACATCATCTGCAATGGTGTATTGGGCGTGGATACCGGTGCGTTTACCGGTTTTCTGTACATGATGGAGCACCGCGAGTCTATTTATGAAATATACGAGGAGATCTGCGGATCGCGCCTCACTACCAATATTGGCCGTATAGGCGGCTTTGAGCGTAATTTTAACGCTATTGCTTTTGCCAAGCTGCGTGCCTTCCTGAAAAATTTCCCGGTTACACTGAAAGAATTTGAATCGCTGTTTAACCGTAACCGTATTTTTGTTGACCGCACCAAAGATGTGGCCGCTGTTACTGCCGAAACCGCATTAAGCTATAGCTGGACAGGCCCGTTATTGCGTGCCGCCGGTGTTGATTATGATGTAAGGGCCATGAACCCATACTCATCATACGAAGAATTTGATTTTGAAGTGCCCGTGGGTACCAATGGTGATGTTTATAGCCGCTTTTTGGTGCGTAACGAAGAAATGTGGCAAAGTCTGCGCATTATAGAGCAAGCCCTGGTGAAACTGGAAAAAGAGCCAACCGACATTTTCCATGCCGATGTGCCTGAGTTTTACCTGCCTCCAAAAGAAGAAGTTTATAATAACATGGAAGCCCTCATCTATCACTTTAAAATTGTGATGGGCGAAATCCCAACTCCAAATACCGAAGTATATCATTCGGTAGAAGGTGCTAATGGCGAGCTGGGCTTTTACCTGGTAAATGATGGTGGACGCAGCCCGTACCGTTTGCATTTCCGCAGGCCAAGCTTTATCAATTACCAGATGTATGCACCTATGAGCCGTGGTATGTTGTTATCAGACGCTATTATTAATATGAGTAGTTTAAACGTTATAGCCGGAGAGTTAGATGCTTAA
- a CDS encoding NADH-quinone oxidoreductase subunit NuoE family protein, whose product MLKVEDTQVPVDFSPELISKFDDIVSRYPQGKQKSGLLPILHLVQAEFGWVSVPAMDKVAAYLDILPIEVYEVASFYTMYFLRPQGKYVLEVCRTSGCCLVGAEKIMDHIEQKLGVKEGEVTADGLFSWRGVECLAACGFGPVLQIGPEYTFYENLTNDSVDKLIGDLTAKAKN is encoded by the coding sequence ATGCTTAAAGTGGAAGATACTCAGGTACCGGTTGATTTTTCGCCGGAACTGATCAGTAAATTTGATGATATCGTAAGCCGTTATCCGCAGGGAAAACAAAAATCGGGCTTACTGCCGATATTGCACCTGGTACAGGCCGAGTTTGGCTGGGTGAGTGTACCTGCCATGGATAAAGTGGCTGCTTACCTGGATATATTACCTATTGAAGTATACGAAGTAGCTTCATTTTATACCATGTACTTTTTACGCCCGCAAGGCAAATATGTACTGGAGGTTTGCCGTACCAGTGGTTGCTGTTTGGTAGGCGCCGAAAAGATCATGGATCATATTGAGCAAAAACTGGGTGTAAAAGAAGGCGAAGTTACTGCCGATGGCCTGTTTAGCTGGCGCGGGGTAGAGTGTTTGGCCGCCTGTGGCTTCGGTCCGGTTTTACAAATTGGCCCTGAATATACTTTTTACGAGAATTTAACTAACGATTCGGTAGATAAATTAATCGGCGATTTAACAGCAAAGGCAAAAAATTAA